From the genome of Malus sylvestris chromosome 6, drMalSylv7.2, whole genome shotgun sequence, one region includes:
- the LOC126625625 gene encoding uncharacterized protein LOC126625625 translates to MAAKISSPSSSYGNPCLDLFFHVTQKYFDDDTEQASHNSRLLNYLKQLLPLAWSHNPLITLKLTSNLDSGKLYDEAFFSAVFWLHHNHPKTLLCNVSFKDSYVLIDILYSLLEGQDAAERLRRDPDYKLLHDRVMDLFVERLKSDIEKLKQNKLKLKLNDDVGNDIDDDVFVTEAAEWCVSTCPSVTKATRAVLLHESVERRLFSLESSVHSKEWKRLTKEVLEPLTKYYNRRGIAGHKRRDDKKYLEEIAAGNLSGIKYDALLPHQIILYAEDGSDIEQAAELQWKTMVEGMHLKGKFKNCLALYHTTKYADKGVGRRMMMSLALLLSQLSEGPWKGKVITFGNSAKDQLVLHSIQGDDLKSKCNFMRTMESDLFVDYEKWFDIPEVAAIAKGSVKPKQKIKKVFVFSESLSGIQESQYEAIRRKFKDKGYGDDAVPHILFWNFGDLEGPSMSPKQHPGVTLLSGYSDNLIKVFLYNGGEIVPRHLMEAALSDKEYQTLAVVD, encoded by the coding sequence atggctgccaagatctcctccccctcctcctcctacGGCAATCCCTGCCTTGATCTGTTTTTCCATGTAACACAAAAATACTTCGACGATGACACCGAGCAGGCCTCACACAATTCCCGTTTGCTTAACTATCTGAAGCAACTTCTGCCCTTGGCCTGGTCTCACAATCCGCTAATCACACTCAAGCTCACAAGCAACCTCGACTCTGGAAAACTTTATGATGAAGCGTTCTTCTCCGCCGTGTTTTGGCTCCACCACAACCACCCAAAGACTCTACTATGTAACGTTTCATTTAAAGACTCGTATGTCCTTATTGACATTCTCTACAGCCTTCTGGAAGGCCAAGACGCCGCTGAGAGGCTGCGCAGAGATCCGGATTACAAGCTGTTGCATGACCGGGTGATGGATCTTTTCGTGGAGAGGTTGAAGTCTGATATTGAAAAGTTGAAGCAGAACAAGCTGAAACTCAAGTTGAATGATGATGTTGGCAATGATATTGATGATGATGTTTTCGTTACTGAGGCTGCAGAGTGGTGCGTTAGCACATGCCCCTCGGTAACCAAAGCCACCCGCGCTGTTTTGCTGCATGAAAGCGTTGAGAGAAGGCTTTTCTCTCTAGAATCATCAGTTCATTCAAAAGAGTGGAAGCGGCTGACGAAGGAGGTTTTGGAGCCCTTGACCAAATACTACAACCGTCGAGGCATTGCTGGACACAAGCGCCGTGACGATAAGAAGTATTTGGAGGAAATTGCAGCAGGCAATTTAAGTGGCATAAAGTACGACGCTCTTCTTCCACATCAGATCATACTctatgctgaagatggcagcgATATCGAGCAAGCGGCTGAGCTTCAGTGGAAGACAATGGTGGAGGGCATGCACCTGAAGGGAAAGTTCAAAAACTGCTTGGCTCTGTATCACACCACCAAATACGCGGACAAGGGAGTTGGACGACGGATGATGATGAGTTTGGCACTTTTGCTGTCTCAACTGAGCGAAGGGCCATGGAAAGGCAAGGTGATCACTTTTGGTAATTCGGCCAAAGATCAGCTGGTACTACATTCGATACAAGGCGATGATCTCAAGTCCAAGTGCAATTTTATGAGGACAATGGAGTCCGACTTGTTTGTTGATTATGAGAAATGGTTTGATATTCCGGAGGTGGCTGCCATTGCCAAGGGGAGTGTGAAGCCGAAGCAGAAGATCAAGAAGGTGTTTGTATTTAGCGAGTCCCTTAGCGGCATACAAGAGAGCCAGTATGAGGCAATACGGAGAAAGTTTAAGGACAAAGGGTATGGAGATGACGCGGTGCCACACATTCTGTTTTGGAATTTTGGGGACTTAGAAGGTCCGTCGATGTCTCCAAAACAACATCCAGGGGTGACACTGCTCAGTGGCTACTCCGACAATTTGATCAAGGTCTTCTTGTACAATGGTGGGGAAATTGTCCCGCGCCATCTCATGGAGGCAGCCCTTTCGGACAAAGAGTATCAAACTCTTGCTGTAGTCGACTGA
- the LOC126625339 gene encoding probable LRR receptor-like serine/threonine-protein kinase At1g74360, with amino-acid sequence MYLSTSKTGSWGAVCSIFLVLDVIMITGASVVAGDSLDTDREVLLSLKAFLQQKNRVNQGIYSQWNQRSSNPCEWLGISCSNDSNRVSRVELSDQKITGEIFRNFSALTALSYLDLSKNTISGALLEDLSQCHSLRHLNLSHNIIDGELNLNGLNQLEVLDLTVNRFYGDLKMTFPGVCSNLVVANLSANNFTGRIDNLFDECFNLQYLDLSSNYLSGEIWSGFIRLTAFSVSENYFSGAISPSVFTNNCSLVALDLSVNSFSGAVPANISKCQRLIILNLWGNHFTGPIPPEIGSISGLQGLFLGNNSFSRDIPESLLDLSSLTFLDLSRNNFRGKIQDIFGRFRQVKFILLHSNGYTSGIHSSGILKLPNVLRLDLSHNNFTGPLPLQISLPKLKLFVLAFNQFNGTIPPGYGNILTLQALDLSFNSLTGAIPSTLGNLSSLLWLMLANNSLTGPIPHELGNCSSLLWLNLANNKLSGPIPSQLTMIGRNVQPTFDKNIRDNYQIIAGSGECLAMRRWIPADYPPFNFVYTILTRKNCRSIWDRLLKGKGLFPICAAGSYVRTLQISGYVQLSGNQLSGQLPADIGTMRNFSMINLGVNRFQGELPANIGQLPLVVFNISRNNFSGQIPEEIGNIKCMQNLDMSYNNFSGTFPLSLNGLNELSKFNISYNPLISGIIPSSGQLATFEKDSYLGNPLLQLPEFIHNSTYPENKTKGNPKKPTKSAAHMVVFGLLIALLICGVLSLVVAFLFGKSRPQPPGCLLQDIKYRHDLAASSSSSSPWLSDAVKIIRLDKMAFTHADILKATRNFSEDRIIGSGGFGTVYQGVLQDGRVVAVKKLQREGLEGEREFRAEMEVLSGNGIGWPHPNLVTLHGWCLYGSEKILVYEYMEGGTLEDLISDRVRLTWRRRVDVAVDVARALVFLHHECFPSIVHRDVKASNVLLDKDGKARVTDFGLARIVDAGDSHVSTMVAGTVGYVAPEYGQTWQATTKGDVYSYGVLAMELATGRRAVDGGEECLVEWARRVMGNGRQGFNQSVIPVMLMGSGLADGAEEMCELLKVGIKCTAEAPQSRPNMKEVLAMLLKIYKDENIYSLHSN; translated from the exons ATGTACTTATCAACTTCGAAAACTGGTTCATGGGGTGCGGTGTGTTCAATATTCTTGGTCTTAGACGTGATCATGATCACAG GTGCTTCCGTTGTAGCCGGAGATTCTCTGGACACAGACAGAGAAGTTCTGCTGAGCCTCAAAGCATTTCTGCAGCAAAAGAACCGCGTAAACCAAGGAATATACTCGCAGTGGAACCAGCGCAGCAGCAACCCCTGCGAGTGGCTCGGAATTTCGTGCAGCAATGACAGCAACAGAGTTAGCCGCGTTGAGCTCTCCGACCAAAAAATCACCGGTGAGATTTTCCGAAACTTCTCTGCCCTTACAGCACTTTCGTACCTCGACCTCTCGAAGAACACAATAAGCGGAGCACTCCTGGAGGACTTGAGTCAATGCCACAGCCTCAGACACCTCAATTTGTCACATAACATTATTGATGGCGAGCTGAACTTGAATGGTTTGAATCAGTTGGAGGTTCTTGATTTGACTGTCAATAGATTTTACGGCGATTTGAAGATGACCTTTCCCGGAGTTTGCAGTAACCTAGTGGTTGCGAATCTTTCAGCGAATAATTTCACCGGAAGGATTGATAACCTGTTTGATGAATGCTTCAATTTGCAGTACTTGGATTTGAGCTCAAACTATCTTAGTGGTGAGATATGGAGTGGATTCATCAGGCTTACGGCGTTTTCAGTATCCGAAAACTATTTCAGTGGCGCTATTTCGCCTTCGGTTTTCACAAATAATTGTAGCCTGGTAGCTTTGGACTTGTCAGTAAACAGTTTTTCTGGTGCAGTTCCTGCAAATATTTCGAAATGCCAGAGACTGATCATATTGAATCTTTGGGGGAACCATTTTACGGGGCCAATCCCGCCTGAGATTGGATCAATTTCGGGACTGCAGGGCTTGTTCTTGGGTAACAACAGTTTTTCTAGAGATATTCCTGAATCCCTTTTGGATTTGAGCAGCTTGACATTCTTGGATTTGAGCAGGAACAACTTTCGCGGCAAGATACAAGACATTTTTGGGAGATTCAGGCAGGTGAAGTTTATTTTGCTGCACTCAAACGGGTACACCAGTGGGATCCATTCGTCTGGGATTCTCAAGCTACCAAATGTTTTGAGGTTGGACCTCAGCCACAACAATTTTACAGGTCCTCTGCCACTCCAAATTTCTCTGCCGAAGTTGAAGTTATTTGTCCTCGCCTTTAATCAATTCAACGGAACTATACCACCGGGCTATGGAAACATTTTGACCCTCCAAGCCCTGGACCTTTCCTTCAACAGCCTAACCGGTGCAATTCCTAGCACCCTCGGAAACTTGAGCTCTCTCCTGTGGTTGATGCTTGCCAACAATTCCCTAACCGGTCCAATTCCACACGAATTGGGAAATTGTAGTAGCTTGCTGTGGCTTAATCTCGCGAATAACAAGCTCTCCGGGCCAATCCCATCTCAGCTAACAATGATTGGGAGAAATGTTCAGCCAACATTCGACAAGAATATTCGGGACAATTATCAGATCATAGCGGGATCAGGCGAATGCTTAGCGATGAGGAGATGGATTCCTGCAGATTACCCACCATTCAATTTCGTGTACACGATCCTGACTAGGAAGAATTGTCGAAGCATATGGGACCGGCTGCTTAAAGGAAAAGGCCTATTTCCCATATGTGCAGCTGGCTCTTATGTACGGACACTTCAAATCTCGGGTTACGTTCAACTGAGTGGGAATCAGCTTTCGGGTCAGCTCCCTGCAGATATCGGTACAATGCGCAATTTTAGCATGATAAATTTGGGTGTCAATAGATTCCAAGGCGAACTCCCTGCAAATATCGGTCAGTTGCCACTTGTAGTGTTCAACATCAGCAGGAACAATTTTTCGGGTCAAATTCCAGAGGAGATTGGGAATATTAAGTGCATGCAGAATCTTGATATGTCATATAACAATTTTTCTGGCACATTTCCTCTGAGCCTGAACGGCTTGAATGAGCTAAGTAAGTTCAACATTTCGTACAATCCGCTCATTTCCGGCATAATTCCTTCGAGCGGGCAGTTGGCAACGTTCGAGAAAGATTCCTATCTCGGTAACCCCCTCCTGCAGCTTCCCGAATTCATCCACAACTCCACGTATCCagaaaacaaaacgaaagggAATCCGAAAAAGCCTACAAAATCTGCTGCACATATGGTGGTCTTCGGTTTGCTAATTGCTCTCTTAATCTGTGGAGTTTTGTCACTTGTTGTAGCATTCTTATTCGGAAAGAGCCGGCCACAGCCCCCAGGATGCTTGTTGCAGGACATCAAATACCGGCATGACTTGGCTGCGAGCTCTAGCAGTTCATCCCCGTGGCTGTCGGATGCTGTTAAGATCATTCGTTTGGACAAAATGGCTTTTACACATGCTGACATTTTGAAAGCTACACGCAATTTTTCGGAAGATAGGATTATAGGGAGTGGAGGGTTTGGGACAGTGTACCAAGGAGTATTGCAGGATGGGAGAGTAGTAGCGGTGAAGAAGCTTCAAAGAGAAGGACTCGAAGGTGAAAGGGAGTTCCGAGCTGAAATGGAGGTTCTTAGTGGGAATGGCATTGGCTGGCCTCACCCGAACCTTGTAACTCTTCACGGCTGGTGCCTTTATGGATCCGAAAAAATACTAGTCTACGAGTACATGGAAGGCGGGACCTTGGAGGATTTGATATCTGATAGAGTGAGACTGACATGGCGAAGGCGAGTTGATGTGGCAGTTGACGTGGCTCGAGCCTTGGTGTTTCTACACCACGAGTGCTTCCCTTCCATCGTGCACCGCGATGTAAAAGCGAGCAATGTGCTGCTAGATAAGGATGGAAAGGCGAGAGTTACAGATTTCGGGCTTGCCAGAATAGTCGATGCAGGGGATAGTCATGTGAGCACAATGGTGGCGGGGACTGTTGGTTATGTCGCTCCCGAATATGGGCAGACATGGCAAGCCACGACGAAAGGAGACGTGTACAGCTACGGAGTTCTGGCAATGGAATTGGCGACCGGAAGGAGAGCGGTGGATGGAGGAGAGGAGTGCCTTGTGGAATGGGCAAGAAGGGTAATGGGAAATGGACGGCAAGGATTCAACCAGTCTGTGATACCGGTTATGCTCATGGGGTCCGGGCTGGCCGATGGGGCGGAGGAGATGTGCGAGCTGCTTAAGGTGGGCATAAAGTGCACGGCGGAGGCACCGCAGTCAAGGCCAAACATGAAGGAGGTTCTAGCTATGCTGCTCAAGATATATAaagatgaaaacatatatagttTACAtagtaattaa